The genomic segment CCTTTTCTATGTGAAAACCAATATTTCTCAAAGTTGCAACTATTTCTACTAATTGTGGCAGGATTTGTCATAATTTAATTATAAACTTTATACGGCACCTATAAAAAGTATTAATTTCTCAAAATTTGTGACAAAACAACCTGAAGAATTTCAGCACTAAAAGCATAAAACCAACACTGATAAGCCACAAATAACAATAATGCTGACCTCTGAATACATAAAGcagaaataatcaaaacaaacaatacaaattgACTTCCCTTGTTAAAATGAAGTACCTGCTTAACACAAGCTAGACCGaagctctttttttcctcctttctgcCTCAGCCTTGtcactgacaaataaaaacctTGACAGTCTGTGTACCCTCACCACCAGAGAAGGGCAGAATTACAATGTATAATAGAaaacctttctgtttctcactgaagaaaaaaagcaagttTAAAGTCTATAAACAGTGTAAGTTCCTTATAAGTTGCTCACAAGTTTTAGCTGCTATTTTATCACAACAGATGGATGGCTGTTATCAAGAATGTTTAGGCAGCAAAAGTTGTATTTTGGTTaccaaaacaaagctttttGTTACAGTGCTAAAAGTAACAGGGAGCAACTCATGCTTGGATTTGTGTAATTCAAAAAGCGCAGGTGgtcatttttcacaatttaaatcaaaagtatattcacattcaaaaaataaatacatttaaaaaaatgcctGTTCACTCCTGCTTGTATAATTTCTCTAGTATTAGTCTTTGTATTAAAATACAGCATTTATAAGTAATTAATTGTAAGTAATTATAAGTTCCaatcctgtgttttgtgtgtgtgtgtgtgtgtgtgtgtgtgccagtgtacCTGCAGGGAgttgaggaggatgaagatgtagGCCATGACAATGGAGAAAGGCACCAGGACGCCACATAGCCATGTCAATCCAAGGATGGGCAACAACACCAGCACTGCTTTCACTGCAGCCCTgtgctcaacacacacaaacaaaattacaACACAATAATGCAAGCATATACATTTGCATATTAGcaagcacacaaacatgaaattaGAAACTACGCCACAAAGATAGAACTGGCTGACTGAGCTGAACAATAGATTAATTTAAGTATTCCCTAAAAATTATCGTTCCTTCCTGATCGTCCTGAGCTCAGTTCTGGGTTTCTCAACTTTTTCAGTTCTTGTTGGACAAAACTGAGCGGCTTTGGCAGATTGGTTGTTCCATATACAACACTGTGCGGCTGGGAAGGCTCAAGGGGTGACAACTTCCCACCTTAAATCTGCCTTAATTCTGTTTAGAGTGGAATTAGCTTCCCGCTCAGGTGACCGCCAAACCacaccagctgtgtgtgtgttcgtgtgtatgtgtgacatgGTGGGCGGCGAGCCCTAGTTTATTCAGCGGAGGAATGTGTTTGAATTTCCAAGACGCCTGCCACCCAGGGGTGCCAAATGGTTCAAGGCCTGCTTTGAAAACCTTCATAGAGCACCTACTGTGAGCCCCCGGTGGGCTGAGGTagtgaaaaaatatatacacttAAACATGATTTTCACTGATAGGATCATATACGAGCCTGTTGTAGGAAATCCACCAGATCACACGCAGCAAGGTTTCACTCAATTCCAACAATCAGAAGCACAAGGCAAAAGGTGATAGGAATTAGTAAGATATTGTCTCTACACAGATATCATAGTGCAATAGTCACAAAGAGCACAATGTAACAAGCTGTGTACCTCTGTATTAAAACAAGTTAACTTTTTCATGAGTGAACTTACAGAATCTGACAAATAACATGCAATTATTTTGGCTGATTGAATAAAATTTTCTTCACTGCCACTTCTAATGACCAGGTGCAGTCGTTCTCAATCACTccaaagataaaagataaagtGGAGTTATATGGAGCATACAGAGCTACAGAGGTTAAAAGTCacataattctgttttttttttttttccccatttcatTGTATATTgcaaaaatccaaaatattgCAGTTATGgtattgtattttttcattatcatttagtCCTAGGAAGCAATAAGCATTAGATggttaaataatatatataaaattaaaaaggaaaaattcaCACTGTTGCAAGGGATAAGAAATTCTTCCATCCAGAGAGACCATTTTAGAATATCAATATTTGAATTAGGGTTTTAATCAATATGATTTTCTTGAAGGAAAGTAAAGTATTGCTAATTTCAGACTGTAGCTGCTGAGAGATGATATCTTACATTAGTATCATACATCGTCAACCCATTCTCAGAGTTTCCCCCTAAAATGCGTCCATAATCTTTGGAATGATATATTAATATCATCACTATGACTACAACCGATACCACCCCTTCTTCTATTACATTAATAATGttcaaatcaaatgtaatcCTACTAGAGCAAGAGACTCAGGAAAAGACCTTCCAGTTTTTATGAATTATGTAAAATTTATGCGATGTGTGAGAAATAACACCATGTCAGTGCATTGGaactaaatgaaaatgacaggTCAATAAGagcttttaaatttaaaaaagccAGTGCCGGCCTAACATATCTGAGAAcctttatttgaatattttttttaatcttgacAACACTCAGAGATACTAAAGCACTAAGCCCTGAGATTTTTTTACGATTACAGGTAGTTGAAGCTTGTGGCCTTTTATATGTACAGCACTAATGCAATCCATTCAAAATGTATTCCTATCttgtttgataaatgaggcttgctgttttaaaatgacaaatccAATATAAAATCTTCCAGCTGCTTTTTATTTGATGCCCAGTGACTACAGCTTGTCTGCTCCAAGGCCTGTGGCCCAGGTGAATTATCTTGAAAAAGAGGACAAATGGCACCTCCTTGTGGTTAGTACCTGATTTGCTCATAGGCTTGTTCGACAGGACTGGTGCCCATGGCCAACATGATTGACCTCCTCTTGGCTGTGGAGATGGTGATGACCACCACCCGTGTCAGTATCATGATATTTACCTGAAAATAAATGGGAGGATACAGAAATGAGAGGAGGCAAAGGCAAATGGACAGAAAGATGAGTAGAGAGGAGGTGATATGAGAGATTAGAGAAAATACAAATCAAAAcagggaaggaaaagagaaaaggaaggacagaaatatagatagatagtgggtgggagaggaaaggaaagaataATGAAACAGAGACCTGTGTCCTAAACAACTGTTGTTTAAAAAGCATTACGCAGCATTAATGGGAAACATCATGACGTTACTGGTAGCATTAGCTTCTGCAGTGTAACCTCATGTGGAGCACTGCAGGAGAGAATTACAAGTACACAATGGCTAAATGCACCTAGttttttatgatttcatttGCTGACCataatgatgaagatgacagGCCCAGCAAAACCCCAGATAACACCATTCTGGACACTGAGCCAGCAGTAGCCGTCAGCTGCGTATTTGCCTGAGGCCGATGCCAGCGTGATTGTGACGATCAGCACCGGCAGACCTGGAGGGAGgcaatgagagagggagggggaaaaataaaaaaagaggagaaggagaattAAGGAGAGGAATACAAGCAGCAAGTAATATATAATTAAGAAGGGATGTGAGTAAAAGGTAGAAAGGAGGGGAAAACTGGGCTACAGTATAAGAGCACTTTCATGTAAATGgccacaaaaatgaaaaaaaaaaaataaataaataaattacacttAGGTAAAGTATTATCCATATGCCTCGTACAACTTAGATCTATATCAATTTCCaataacatttaacacaaagaaacaaccTGATAATGTAATTTTAACATGTCCCTTATCATTAGGTGTCAATAACCATCACAACATTCACCGTACACATGTGAAAAGAATGATCTGGCTTGTGTCAAGCCATTTTACCCCAGCCGATGAGATAGTAATACTTCATGTGTCGATCCTCACTTAGGTTGACCGCGACCACCTTGCTCCACAGCAGCAGACCCTCCACCAGCATCCAGCTAAATGCTGCCATGAAGAAGAGATGAAGCAGTGCAGCCACAAGTGTACACGCCACCTACAAAAACACAGGTACAGGCGTGCGaacagaaacacatcacatttcacatttcaagaCAAGGCTCCTGTGTGACACACTATAACAAGAAGAAGTAGAAAAAGCCTCAATTCCTGTGCCACAaaccagtccagtccagtccaacCAGTCATAAGCATAATCAGAAAAGTGTGCCTGTCTCCTGTTTGGTTATGTACTTGAGGTAGGATTGGTCTACTGCACATTGCCTTGCATTTACACAATTTGGAAGGCTACATTTGTGTGGAAAATGTTCTGCCTAGAAAAACCAAATGCAAATTTGCACACATACAAGGAGGGTTGTGGTAACCCAAAGTAAATTGCACTGACAAACTGTACATTCTATAGAAATGTCAAGCATGCATCTACAATCTAAACATGCACATGCTGTGTTCCTTTTTTGTACAACgatattttgaaaattaaaacatttaacatttaggCTTTCAGAAATACAGATATGTGCGCcacataaaagcaaaaatcacaaattactCATTGATACGACAATGATCAAGCAGAATATTTTATGGCAGAGTGGATctgacacatttcatttttcaattgACAACCAAAGATAGGTGTGGCCTCTGTCCTGAAACACCAATACAAAGTGTCAGAGGTTAACCTACATGTTGTTGATTGATTGTTGAAGGGCAGTTCCTGATCATGGGTGATGAATGAGGTGGCAATGGTCACTAATATCCCATTTATAACACTTAAAATTCCAAATTCATCAATTACAGTTGTTAATGTGCGCTTTTAGGAAATGtactttattttaacaaaatactCAAATCCAAAACTTAGTCACAATCCAGTTTCACAATTTAAGcaattttatagttttatattatataaactAAGGAATATGttgaaaataaattgtgtttattCTAGTCTGACATTAACATTAGGAGATGAAGAGAGCAATGTAAACAAAATCAGTTGTAGTAGATGTTATTGGCCATCAAAAATTTGCCAGTGACAGGAGAGTAGAAAAACCACAGATTCAATcccaacaataataatatttacCACTGAACCATCCTCCTGGAAAAAACGCTGAAGCACTTCAGACTAATTAAccttaacattaacattaatggCTCTGGATTGGccaaaactgttaaaaaaccttgttacaaactgaaaaaatacatatatgaaACCATTTGATAAATTCCTAACAAGTAGTCATCTGCCCGCAGGGGTACAGTCCACCCTGACATGACCTGGGGTTAAAGGACCAGGGGTCAAACCAACTACAGGTCACTGAGTGACCATTTAGACTGCATTTTGGTTGATGGACATGACAGCAGTGGTCACCTATGTCGGATCCAATGGCAAAGAACCTCAGTGTGGTCTCAGATTTCAAATCTTATTAAGGTAGCtattaaaaagacatttctgGGGGTTAACATTTAAATGTGCAGGAAGACAAAATTTTAACAGCCATTAGgttagtttattttattgtgaaaatctTCCTATAATTGTCAATGTTAGGCATACATTTCTATTAAAACAATAGTTAagattttatttgaaacaaacaaacaaaaaaaacatacttcCTTGTATCTAAACAAAACAGTTATCGTTTGTTAAGCTGTTCCCATTTTCTACTTCTGTCAATCTATTCTTTATGCAAAGTTTTATAGAATCCAACATGTATCTATCAACCGTCAGGAAACGAGTTCTGTCCTACTTTTTGTCATTCACCCTCAAATGTCCATAGCCTGCCCTTGGGTCCTATGCattgtgaaataaaagcagatgttTTAGTTGTCTGTCTGTACCTTGTTGTGAATGGCCGAGCCACTGCAAAGCAGGATCACCTGGGCGCAGATCAGAGCAATGAACAGGTTCTTATGAATGGACGTCCTGTCAGATTTGGGGATACTATGGAAAGATAGGGTGAGAGTGTCAAACTTTTTGGCAGATCTTGCCTTTAAATGAAATATAAGTAACAGCATTATGATACAGTGATAACAAAAATGATCAGTTTATCTGCAGGGCTGATACCAGATACAATTTTACTATGTAATgtacgagggggcttcaaaaagttcgtggaaaaaggacagttggaaaaaactgtttaagttatgatgtttatttttgggttgcaacatgcatttaaggaTTCACATTAGAACATTTTATGACACGTTAGTACGAGCACGTATAGGTGcgttgagatcaaaatccctgcatatgatttttagctatgtactttttccacaaactttttgaagcatCAATAGGTTGAATGTTTCCATGTCAGGGTGTTAACATAAATGAAACAGCTATAGTTTAGAGAGGTAAATGAACTGAAGAGCCTTTCATTACCTCCTGATAGGTTCAGCCTATTTAGCCTAAATTCATATCTGCATCACTGCTTCTGACCACCATAATTTCAAATGTGATTGTGCATGCATCTGTAGACATGTATGCCTCtgctttgtgtatgtgtgcgtgtgtgtgtgtggtgtgtgagcATGGAGAtgggtgtgttgtgtgtgtatttaagcACACAAATGCATGTACATCATATaccagcatgtgtgtgaaatgcaTGGCTACGCTCTCTGATTTCAGGATAGTCATAAATCGCATGAACAGCTCCTCTCCAGCTAACTGTGATCCCTCAGTGACCCTAATCTTAATTAACAGCTGCAGAATGCTACCATAAACCTTCAGAGTGGACTCACATGTAGACAACAGTAATTACTGGATTAGCACTGGTCAATACTCATATCAGCCTTAGGAACAGAGCATGAGCAACTACTGCACCAAtcagttattttgttgttttttttgtgtatgcAGCCACATCAAACCACATAATGGATTGTTAATTTCAACATGGCTATGTTTAAAATACTATTAAGTTTATAGATGGTTACCTGTTATTTCATACAAACAATATAATGTATACACATCTTAGATAACCGTAAGAACTAATTTCTATCTATTGATGCAATTAGAGTGGCACATACTGGAAAATCCTTCATTAGCCAACAGGATTGGCTTTTACCTCAAACAGTCTTGATCAGATTCCATGTATGTATGCCTAAATCTTGTCTTCTTGTTTTTACTAATATCAGTTTAATTGGTTTTGAGAGGTTTTTTTTACAGataagaaaaacattattaaaatggCTAACAATTGTAATATTCTTGGCacagaaatgatcaaattaaAGACTTAATGTtgaaattgattgattgatgaaatttatatatatatatatatatatatatgtatatataaatcATCTACCATCGTTTCTTACTTCTATATAACTTGCAAAACCTTGTGCAGCTGTACCACTTTACCTACTATTCTGGTGCACAAGGTGAATATACCATATTTACagtaattgttttatttttttatttttttttttttacagcagtaCCACTTTCACTGTACTGTAGCAACTGCACTTGACAACAGATGACTGTTAAAACATAACCTTTGTATTAGTAACAGTATTTAGCAACACAAATAGGGGCTGAGACTGAGTTGTGTGCAGGGgctcaaacagacagaaaccagGCAAGTATGGCAACATCATAGGTAAGTGGGACAGGAAAATCACTCACTCCAGCACAGTGAACAGCATCAAGGTCACTACCAGTGCACATAGAGATGCGCCAGAGCCAATGAATGTCAGCTTGGTCAAAATAAGCTCTTCCTCAGGACTCCACTGGGATAGGAGGGTAGGACAGTTGTGTGAgcgagtgagagaaaaagagagagaaagaagaataGTGTCAGATTGGCCAGAGCAGCCATCTCATAAGTGAAAAATCACAGCTTTGATCCACCTGATGCTCTCTCAAAGACACTGAATTCCCACCTCACAGATGAATTTGTGTATCAGATGAAAAAATGTatgttgttaaaatgtataatttagAAACATCAAAGTGCTGCTGATGGTTTTactttttgttaattttattatcttttatgTACTTTGAATAGAGAGAAATAACAGTTCTACTAATGCACTCTTCAACAGGATAGATACACTGGGAGTGACACCTGCTGGTTAATATAGTGTATTGCAATCATATCCACAATTTTAGAGATCATAAGATTTTGATTTCACATGAacaaaatttagatttttgtaaATTGTAGTAATCATTTCTATGGTAAAGAAGAAGTCACAAGAAGCTATGACAACTGCTTTCAAACTACTCTCAATAGGTAAACTACTGAAAGTAGTTTGTTCTCTCAGGCAACCTCAAAGTCAGCATGTGCGATTTAATTCACTACATCTCACAAACACAATCATCTCACAAATTACCTTTGACTCCAGATAATTCATCAGTACTGCAAAGTTGGTGGTGTGGttacacagacaggaagtgacactAGAGTCGGCAAATGTCACCCTGCAGCCATCACTGGACCAGCTACTGGTATGACTATGCCTAtacagcacaacacacaaacacatatacacagaaacacacctttATAAATTCATTTCATAGAGCAGAGACTTGACATTTGGTGTTAAATATAAAGAGGGGTTGTATATCTATCTAAGGACATCTCATTTTGGAGTGAAACATGTCACGTACATCTACTATATTTGATTGTTGTGTTTGAGATTAAAATATAAGGCATTGAAATATCTAAATCTAAATATCtaacaaaataaacatattaattAAATCAGGGCTGTTTATGAGACcttttgtttatgtgttgatGGTCAAACTTACATCAGGCTGAAATTCCAAAAGGCACAAACAGGAGAAACTCTCTGTGAATACTCCACctagaaacagaaacatatgtTTGCACTTGTTTGCACTtgtttgtcttctctgtctATCGCTCTCTTAATATATTACTCTGGACTCTAACCAGCCAAACGTGACATGGATAGAAACCATGTGGTTCTAGCTTGGAGATGAACATTCCTTTGTAATGACATCTTCTATTTGGTGAGTTTATCAAAGAGCAACTACTTAACTCATGGGCTATTCCCACACAATGGCTGCTTTTTTACCAAATGTCTGTCATCAGAACGAATTTAGGTTTCGCTCCAAAAGTATCAAATTATTTGAACAaatttttatgtgtatgtgtgtatatatatatatatatatatacacacacacacacacacacacacacacacaaacaaacacaaacacacacacacacacacacacacacacacacacacacacacacatacacatacacactataaattgtaattgtaattgatACCACTTGCAGAATAATCATACTGTGTGACACCCCCCTGAACAATGGACTGTACCACATGTGATGAAGAAAGGGTGTACTGGACAGCAACAGGGATGGTTTGGGGCTTGGAGGCATCACGGATAGTGGCTGATATGACAGCAGAAGCCAGGTGACCTGGGAGAGATCTGGGAAGAACAATGGTTACCATCTATATCTGTCTTAAAACTTTGGAggtcataaaaacattttaaaaaatgtcaatcCAAACTACTGGCATCCACTGGTGTCCAAATGATCccttatttttcaaaatgataTAAGCACTAAAAGTGCAAGTACACCTTAGCTGGTTTAAACCAGAGCAGACAAGTCAACGTTGTTTACAGAGCTTTGGTGATCTGTTCAAATTTATGGGACATATATACTTGCCATCATGTGTTCACAGTTCAGCGATTTGAGGGgatttgtttggtgtttttttttttttttttttttgtttctataGCTATATGACCTGAAGCAATGAACAGAATGAACTACATTAGTATAGTTTTACACTTTTTTCACTTAGGTTTGATCTATGGGtcattatatataataaatgtataaaaagtatttaaatcaAGTGAAATCAAGTAAGGCTGAATTATAAATACAATATGCTACTGACATTTTAGTTCTGTGAGCTTCTGTGAGTTGAATTTTTTAGAATTGCCTGGAACATTTAATAAAGATAACAGACAAACTACAACCaaccttttaattttctcttgaTGATTCCCTGGAGGTTCCTGTTCTCCAGACACAATCTCACTCAGATGGCTATAGTGGGTATGAATGAACATCACTTCCTCGTACCCTGATCAGAGAAAgaggagctttattgtcatcACATTGGTTTTTACAGAATCAAGTGATTCAATTGATCTTTTTTATCTTATGTAATCATTAACACATAAGCATCAAATACAGTGTAAATGTGACTGTACTGAGTGTTTCCTGGCAGACTATTCTTACAAAGAAAATCTACAACTGGTTGAAAGATGtacttactgtattttttgAGTTGTTTAAAAACCTTTAGCCATAGGACAAGAGCAAAAATGCCATGCAcaatgtattttattcatttctgatACGAAGAATGAGCTGAGTCCTGCACAAATACACTAACCTCATCATGCCTCTACTGTAGCTATGATACTCAACTGTGCCACCACACAGAACAGTTCAAAAATAACTTTCTACAATATCTGCATATGGTAACTACAGTATGGATAAGTTATGGCTAGGCATGTGAAACACATAACTAAGATTGCCATGACTCTAcaatcaagttttttttatatcagcaAAGAACAGGGACATTCAGAGACAGATTCACAGCCACAATAACCACAAGTCATGTAATACAAATGTATTCTGTTTGTCCTTGTCATTTGGCTTAGCCTCTGTGGcaagtgcatttgtgtgtgtgcactgcatTTTTCCTACCCAGTGTATGTATCCTCTGAAGTTCAGTGTCAGGGATTATCAACTCATCCTGACCATTGCTGTTGGTAGCGTGAGAGCCGACCACAGACGGCTTGAACACTTGACTACACTGCTCCTCAGACAGCCTCAGCCACTTCATGTACACATCTGGCAGCAAAGACAGCAGAAGACATGCAGATAATTAAGACAGATTAACAATGATGGTAAACACAAGTAGAAATGCAAGAAGAACATTTTCTTATTCGCCTATGTGACAAAGCTAAGAGCCACAAGAGGTTTGGGTAAAAATTATTCTGAAGATGAAACTACTGCAAAAACAAGGAGATGAAGCAGGGCAACGCACTGTAactaaaagaaaagtcagaacagcctaaaaacaaacatacaaaaaatgaatgacagatACACATTGATTGTTTCAATATCCACATCACAAGAATGTTGGTCTTTGCTTTCTTCAAGTTAAAGGTGCCAGACATGTGACAGTTTTGTGAATAAAATGTTCTGCTGTGAAATcctatttttcatgtttttccaaTTTCACACTCAGCATTGATCACCACTGACTCTATGCCTCCTATGTGTTAAATTAAGCAATGACAGATAACTGAtattttcatttactgtttgtATCTCAGATGTTTTCATTACCTATGTTCTTGGTAGAAAGAGTGAAGCCTCTTTTCTCAACAGATAGCATGTCTGCAAGAGCTTCAGTGAGACTGTCAATGCTCCTGACAACAGTAAATGGCCCCACACTGACCTGTACAAGaaatacaacaacagcaacataaagTCAGACCAAGATTCATGGGGGAGAATGGTTGTTAAGAACAATGATTAAGTGTTTTTACCCCATTCCTTAAAGTAGAATAAAAAATGCAATGCAAATACAGGGGAGTCCTTGCTATGCTAAAAGGAAGAGTTTCATTGAGTTCAAGTTACAAACAGGGTTCTTTCATGCAACccagaaacttttttttctccaagtaGTCAGACAGAAGTTTCATACAAACTACTTCACAGGCTAAATGTTACTTAAACAAAACTGTATAAACAGACTGATTATCTTTTTTTTGGATTaagacaaataaacagaggTCACCCCCTCACCCCATCTTCTGTCAGGCCCATCCACTGTGTAGCCATGTGGGGTTCCAGCATCAAGCTTGCCACCTTCACATAGTTTGTTGCAATGGAGACCATGACCTCTGCTGCATCATATCTGGCAGAGTGAGTGCTAGCCAGTGCAGTCAGGTCCGTCTCAATCATCTGGGAGAGGTAGAGGACATCGCTGGAGGTGAGGAGGTTTGGGCCACCAGCTTCAACAGTATGCAGGACAACCtggaacagctgctgcagtgaggTTGGATCCCTGCCCCAGGAAGTGTTGACGGTCAGCTCCTTGAAAAGAAGGTGACTTTAGACTGGGTAAAGGTGGCTGCAATGTAATGTTGCTTATACACCAGTTCTCTGTCAGCATGATTCAACATCACAATCACTTCACACAACCACTACAGACACGCAACTCACAGGTTTAGTCAGAAGATCCTTGTGCAGTTTACTGAAGAATGGTGTATTCAGTAAGCTAAAAACATCTAACACTTCTGCAGAGACAAATATAATACAACATTATACAAAATTTTACAGTAagacaacacacagcagcttaaatgtattcatgtattaTCCATATATTCTTTTCAGTGTTGACAACAAATCTAGATTATGTAATGGTAGTATTTACTCATTATTGTATGTCATAGATTGTAAGACCAAATCATCACATTACATCAAGAATAGAATGCATACAAATTAACAGacattgtttattattattattacctttCTTAAATTGGCAGACAGCCCCTCTGGCTGAGTTGCATTTGGCTAAGCTCCAGTCTCCAACAACAGGATCAAAGATGTCACAGTTCTCCTCAGACTGAGGGCTGTGGACAAACTCAAAGGAGATTGTTCGATTCTGCAAAGAATTTCCATCCAGGAAGGAATCCAAGAATGCACTTGCTAACACAGTGAAGTTACCTACTGGAGGACATGGTAAAGATTATTCTTAGCGTTAAATTCTTGAAAATCAAAGAGGGACACAGCTGTGTGGATAATGCTACATTTCAGAAGTCCAAACAATTCAAACAGCTAATCATGAGgacataaaactaaaactgcacAGCATGActtataaaacatttataaatatttaacactTTATAAATTTAAACTTATGTTTAAGGAACATTATATGTACCTAaaacaattctttttttctttttaaacagtGGTATAATTTTCAGCATAAGGCTTGTGTTTACAAATGCACAGATAACAGGATGTGGGTCTTGGTCTTTGGTAGAAATGGTTGCCAATGACAAGACTAGCTTTACCAATTACTAAATCTGTGTCAGTTCAGTTACAGGACTAGTGTGGCCTAGTGACCTGTCTACACTAGTCTGATGAggaaaaggagggggaaaaTTAAGGAGCCTGACAGGGTAGCAGGTCTTGCCATGTTGGTTAAAGTCCTATAACCAATGGATAAAAGGTTCAAGGCCTTCATTAGCTACTGTGCATACCCTGGCTATGTCTGTAAGTTAATCTTTAAAAGACTTGGCATACATTCCTACACTGTGACTGATAATCAGTGGAGGAGTACTATCCTCTCTCCATGTTCAGTTCcaggtgtggggggggggtttggAGCTTCATTGCTCATTAGGGAGCATGATGTCATAACGGGAGAGTTCGTTTTGAAGGGTGGGATTCAGAGTGATGTCAGtcacaaaacatttacaagaaG from the Lates calcarifer isolate ASB-BC8 linkage group LG17, TLL_Latcal_v3, whole genome shotgun sequence genome contains:
- the LOC108881212 gene encoding LOW QUALITY PROTEIN: adhesion G-protein coupled receptor D2 (The sequence of the model RefSeq protein was modified relative to this genomic sequence to represent the inferred CDS: deleted 1 base in 1 codon), which codes for MHWLSFPNLGLLVCFHSCISAFTLETRTLTYDESYYEYVPDRLQWSSAGELCHQRSGALATVSSPEENQNLTNFLKSLNISQPVWIARNVITHLTSSSKTLILEFTGRSDRKHARLQHKFPSMGSVTVCTHLRFDPNCFGISTIFSYSIQSYINEFQLRANLIQGKPVKLALLVHGIHGSYQEAFDHDDSWRSVCVSWSQNGGRWALYTGGLEFARGDGLNSSESIGPDGHFIIGQEQDTFGGSFKKDESFSGSITELHIWDRVLNSSEIFTMEKECSPISSGLVFKWSEGAMEIESSLTSVWRDNPCQGNFTVLASAFLDSFLDGNSLQNRTISFEFVHSPQSEENCDIFDPVVGDWSLAKCNSARGAVCQFKKEVLDVFSLLNTPFFSKLHKDLLTKPELTVNTSWGRDPTSLQQLFQVVLHTVEAGGPNLLTSSDVLYLSQMIETDLTALASTHSARYDAAEVMVSIATNYVKVASLMLEPHMATQWMGLTEDGVSVGPFTVVRSIDSLTEALADMLSVEKRGFTLSTKNIDVYMKWLRLSEEQCSQVFKPSVVGSHATNSNGQDELIIPDTELQRIHTLGYEEVMFIHTHYSHLSEIVSGEQEPPGNHQEKIKRSLPGHLASAVISATIRDASKPQTIPVAVQYTLSSSHVVEYSQRVSPVCAFWNFSLMHSHTSSWSSDGCRVTFADSSVTSCLCNHTTNFAVLMNYLESKWSPEEELILTKLTFIGSGASLCALVVTLMLFTVLDIPKSDRTSIHKNLFIALICAQVILLCSGSAIHNKVACTLVAALLHLFFMAAFSWMLVEGLLLWSKVVAVNLSEDRHMKYYYLIGWGLPVLIVTITLASASGKYAADGYCWLSVQNGVIWGFAGPVIFIIMVNIMILTRVVVITISTAKRRSIMLAMGTSPVEQAYEQIRAAVKAVLVLLPILGLTWLCGVLVPFSIVMAYIFILLNSLQGLFIFLIYGVYNTEVRSTVNRIKERRKALNFSNCASSRPSSSVTSSRPVSFPLGTTPSQEEETTPSYTCSKEEERTEGQLSIPCDPERVENPLSQTLKGTHLHRKEPPSSDVDALPAGCSLHVPMELEFTTSCFPRSPAPQTSYGLVYVD